A window of the Tripterygium wilfordii isolate XIE 37 chromosome 12, ASM1340144v1, whole genome shotgun sequence genome harbors these coding sequences:
- the LOC120010063 gene encoding tRNA (adenine(58)-N(1))-methyltransferase catalytic subunit TRMT61A isoform X2: MLPSDSTKKLSFTRCIKDGDLVVVYERHNVMKAVKVCETAVLQNRFGVFKHSDWIGNPFGSKVFSNKGGFVYLLAPTPELWTLVLSHRTQILYIADISFLIMYMEIVPGCLVLESGTGSGSLTTSLARAVAPTGRVHTFDFHEQRAASAREDFEKTGVSNLITVGVRDIQGEGFPVEFSGLVDSVFLDLPQPWLAIPSAAKMLKPDGILCSFSPCIEQVQQSSEMLRSKFTVLKTISSRSVQRQVILN, from the exons ATGTTGCCTAGTGATTCAACCAAGAAGCTGTCTTTTACTCGTTGCATTAAAGATGGagatttagttgttgtctatgAGAGGCACAATGTGATGAAAGCAGTTAAAGTATGTGAGACTGCAGTACTCCAGAACCGTTTTGGTGTCTTTAAGCATTCGGACTGGATTGGAAATCCCTTCGGATCCAAGGTGTTCAGCAACAAGGGTGGATTTGTTTACTTGCTGGCTCCAACTCCTGAGTTGTGGACTCTGGTTTTGAGCCACAGGACCCAGATTCTCTATATTGCAGACATTAGCTTTCTCATCATGTATATGGAAATAGTTCCTGGTTGTTTGGTTCTTGAGTCTGGAACTGGAAGTGGATCTCTAACGACGTCACTTGCAAGGGCTGTTGCTCCTACAGGACGAGTTCATACCTTTGATTTCCATGAGCAACGGGCTGCCTCTGCTAG GGAAGATTTTGAGAAAACAGGAGTGAGCAACTTAATCACTGTGGGAGTTAGGGACATTCAGGGTGAGGGGTTTCCAGTAGAATTTTCTGGGTTGGTTGATTCAGTTTTTCTGGACCTACCTCAACCTTGGCTGGCCATTCCTTCAGCTGCAAAAATGTTGAAACCAGATGGCATTTTGTGCTCTTTCTCACCTTGCATTGAGCAAGTTCAACAGTCATCTGAAATGCTCAGGTCAAAATTCACAG TTCTCAAGACAATTTCTAGTCGGTCAGTTCAGCGGCAAGTCATATTAAATTGA
- the LOC120010063 gene encoding tRNA (adenine(58)-N(1))-methyltransferase catalytic subunit TRMT61A isoform X1, giving the protein MLPSDSTKKLSFTRCIKDGDLVVVYERHNVMKAVKVCETAVLQNRFGVFKHSDWIGNPFGSKVFSNKGGFVYLLAPTPELWTLVLSHRTQILYIADISFLIMYMEIVPGCLVLESGTGSGSLTTSLARAVAPTGRVHTFDFHEQRAASAREDFEKTGVSNLITVGVRDIQGEGFPVEFSGLVDSVFLDLPQPWLAIPSAAKMLKPDGILCSFSPCIEQVQQSSEMLRSKFTDIRTFEVLLRSYEVREVKNFLVDEIGSPKFPPRKRRQCSREESNAQGSSSSSTIMARPCGEARGHTGYLTFARLKCLF; this is encoded by the exons ATGTTGCCTAGTGATTCAACCAAGAAGCTGTCTTTTACTCGTTGCATTAAAGATGGagatttagttgttgtctatgAGAGGCACAATGTGATGAAAGCAGTTAAAGTATGTGAGACTGCAGTACTCCAGAACCGTTTTGGTGTCTTTAAGCATTCGGACTGGATTGGAAATCCCTTCGGATCCAAGGTGTTCAGCAACAAGGGTGGATTTGTTTACTTGCTGGCTCCAACTCCTGAGTTGTGGACTCTGGTTTTGAGCCACAGGACCCAGATTCTCTATATTGCAGACATTAGCTTTCTCATCATGTATATGGAAATAGTTCCTGGTTGTTTGGTTCTTGAGTCTGGAACTGGAAGTGGATCTCTAACGACGTCACTTGCAAGGGCTGTTGCTCCTACAGGACGAGTTCATACCTTTGATTTCCATGAGCAACGGGCTGCCTCTGCTAG GGAAGATTTTGAGAAAACAGGAGTGAGCAACTTAATCACTGTGGGAGTTAGGGACATTCAGGGTGAGGGGTTTCCAGTAGAATTTTCTGGGTTGGTTGATTCAGTTTTTCTGGACCTACCTCAACCTTGGCTGGCCATTCCTTCAGCTGCAAAAATGTTGAAACCAGATGGCATTTTGTGCTCTTTCTCACCTTGCATTGAGCAAGTTCAACAGTCATCTGAAATGCTCAGGTCAAAATTCACAG ATATTAGAACATTCGAGGTGCTCCTTCGTAGTTATGAAGTTCGGGAAGTGAAGAATTTCCTTGTAGATGAAATTGGTTCCCCAAAGTTTCCTCCACGCAAAAGGAGACAGTGTTCAAGAGAAGAAAGCAACGCGCAAGGGAGTTCAAGTTCTTCAACCATCATGGCTAGACCATGTGGTGAGGCCAGAGGTCACACTGGCTATTTGACTTTTGCAAGACTTAAATGCCTCTTTTGA